From the Methanobacterium sp. CWC-01 genome, the window AAGGCAGATACCAGTACAACTTTTCAATGGCAAGATCCCGTTTTACCAGTAACAGGAGGGGGAAGAGCGGATATAGAAAGACCAGGAAGCTCAATGGATAAAATTCGGACAGGTAGACCACAATAACCGACAATGATGTCCAGAAAAGGAGGCACAATACTAGAGATGCTTTTTTCCCCACATATACGGGAGTGGTGTTTATTCCAGCATCGGCATCATATTTAATGTCTGGTATGGCGGAGAAGATGTGCATGGCGGATATGTGAAAGAAGGCTCCCAGCATATAAATCCCGGGTGGCAGGGAACCGGCGGCCAGGTAGTAGGCAAAAATACCGGGCATAATGTACAGGTAGTTGGAGGCAAAATCCAGGAAGGGCTTCTCTTTGAAGCGTAGCGGCCGGGCACTGTAGAAGTAGGATAGAAACAG encodes:
- a CDS encoding prenyltransferase; translation: MNLLSFSFKVSRPRFWIYSGGTYVVGYALGFAFLGDFFRPEYYLYLFYFFFPANIFIYGVNDYWDEETDLLNPKKDEKELRLQRRDKKRLLNLIFLVTGFSFLLMFIQDNTERILFGIFLFLSYFYSARPLRFKEKPFLDFASNYLYIMPGIFAYYLAAGSLPPGIYMLGAFFHISAMHIFSAIPDIKYDADAGINTTPVYVGKKASLVLCLLFWTSLSVIVVYLSEFYPLSFLVFLYPLFPLLLLVKRDLAIEKLYWYLPYVNTGLGGLLFTSMVVYKLFFV